Proteins found in one Gemmatimonadaceae bacterium genomic segment:
- a CDS encoding PadR family transcriptional regulator, whose product MANDRLGPRAEVVRGTLEMLALKLLSQEPMHGWGLSLRLREISRDVFDVNQGSLYPALQAMLRRGWIRAEWRASENNRRARYYRVTAEGRKQLDAEVAEWNRTSAAVNRVLQHALQGA is encoded by the coding sequence ATGGCAAATGACCGACTCGGGCCGCGGGCGGAGGTCGTCCGGGGCACTCTCGAGATGCTCGCCCTCAAGCTCCTGAGCCAGGAACCGATGCACGGATGGGGGCTTTCGCTCCGACTGCGCGAGATCTCGCGCGACGTATTCGACGTGAACCAGGGCTCGCTCTATCCGGCGCTGCAAGCAATGCTGCGCCGCGGGTGGATCCGGGCCGAATGGCGCGCGAGCGAGAACAACCGACGGGCTCGCTACTACCGCGTCACCGCCGAAGGGCGAAAGCAGCTCGACGCTGAAGTCGCGGAATGGAACCGCACGTCGGCGGCCGTCAACCGCGTGCTCCAACACGCACTGCAGGGAGCCTGA